AATGGAATTATTCATGAAGTAACTCCGCCTTATTCACCTGAGTCAAATGGAGTAgctgaaagaaaaaatagaacattgaAAGAGATGATGAACTCTATGCTAGTTAGTTCTAATGCACCTGATAATTTGTGAGGTGAAGCTATATTATTTGTATGTCACTTACAAAATAGAATACCACATAGAAGAACTGGCAAAACTCCTTATGAATTGTTGAAGggttataaacctaacttgaaatatttaaaagtgtgggggtgtcttgCTAAAGTTCTTTTGCATGaacctaaaaagagaaaaataggttCTAAAAGTGTTGATTGCATGCTTATTGGATATGCTAAATATAGTGCTGCATATAGATTTCTTATTTTAAAAAGTGATGTGCTTGATTGCAATACTATAATTGAGACAAAGAATGCGGAGTTCTTTGAATATATTTATCCACTGTCTGATAAAATTTCTCATACACCTGttgaaacaaataataaaattacctcTAATGAGGAACTGAGACGGAGCAAAAGGCCTAGGaaagaatatttttcttatggaaatgATTTTCAGACTTTTCTTGTCAATAATGAACCATCAAATTATCTTGAAGCTATATCTTCTTCTGAAGCTAATTATTGGAAAGAGGCAATAAAAGTTGAAATCGattctattttaaaaaataacacaTGAATTTTAACTGATTTACCTCCTGGTGCAAAGCCTATTGGTTGTAAATaaattttcaaaaagaaatttaaTCATGATGGATATTTAGATAAATATAAAGCTCGGTTAGTAGCAAAagaaatttctcaaaaataaaatatagattattttgatacatttgcACTAGTGACTAGAATTTCTTCTATTCGAGTTTTAATTGCCTTAGCCTCAATCCGTAAGCTTTTTATCTACCAAAATGGATGTCaaaactatttttctaaatggtgatttagaagaagaaatttatatggttcaACCTGAAGGCTGTGTCATTTCTggacaagaaaataaagtttaaaaattaattaaatctctttATGGCCTTAAACAAGCTCCTAAGCAGTGGTATGCGAAATTTAAACAAGTCTTACTGAGAGATAGTTTTTCTTCAGTGGAGGTGGATAAATGTGTTTATACTAAAATGGTAGACAATGATTATGTAATAATATgtctatatgttgatgacatgcttatatttggtacaagtttaaatattgtgcaaagtactacattatttttgtctgctaattttgatatgaaagatcTTGGAGAAGTAAATACAATTGGGAGTCAAAGTTATAAGGAGTGAAGATGGAATAATCTTGTCACAAGAACATTATGTTGAGAGACTTCTTAagaagtttgaatattttaatgtCACATCTCTGAGCACTCCTTTTGATGCTAACTCTCAGTTGAAAAAGAATAATGGTGACCCAGTTGCTCAGTCTAAATATGCACAGATTATTGGGAGTTTAAtgtatttaataaattttacaaggCCTGATATAGCCTATGATGTGTGTAGACTGAGTATATATACTCATAATCCCAACAGAGAGCATTGGTCTTCATTAGATAGActaatgaaatatttgagaggaACCATGAATTATGGTATCCTATATAGTGAATTTCCTTCTACTTTAGAAGGATACAGTGATACAAACTCGATCTCTAATTCAGACGAGACAAAATCCATTAGTGGTTATGTATTCAACCTTGGTGGTGGTGCAATATCGCAGAAATCAGTTAAACAGACGATCATTGCTAGATCGACTATAGAATTAGAGTTTGTAGCTCTAGAGTTAGCTGGTTCTGAGGTTGAGTAACTAAGAAACTTCATAGCTAATATCCTTTTAATAAAGGACGTATTGTCTCCTGTGTCTATGCAATGTGATTGTCAAGAGGCAATAGCTATTGCAAAAAATAAATCTTATAATTGTAAAAGTAGACACATGAAATTGAGACATGATGTTATAAAACTGCTGTTAAGAGATGAAATAATTTTCATTGACTATGTGAAGTCAGAGATAAATTTGTCCGATCCTCTGACTAAACCTGTGGGaagaaaattaattcttcaaacctAAAAAAAGATGGGGTTAAGGCCGACATGTTGTCAATAGAGATGGtaacccaacctatgtgattAAAGATCCCATGAAGTAGGTTCATATAGGTAATAACAAGTTGATATTGATACTGAAGCACTATAAGATAGTGCTTAACTGCTACTAATTGAGAAGTTGAGTTATAACTCTATATGAATTCATATTCCTTATGGATGATGTATTTAAAAGCagtatacacttgatgaattCACCTATATGAGAGTGGAGTGGGGCCACTCCTATGAGATTTTGGCCTACTCTCTAGAGCTCTCATGAATTACCAGACATGCGCATGGCCTAGTGGCGCAAAACTGCGTTGAACAACAAAATTGCGGGGGTCAAGATATGATTAATAAAATCTCTGACTTACAATAAAAATTATTGGttcatagaaatattatataTCACTAGTAATTCTGTGAGTTATGTTTTATTGATATAAGTTTGGTTCATAGTCAAAAAGACATCAAACCTATTATATTTGGACCAAACAAATCCAGCAAGTTTTacttttattccaaaaaaaaaatcttttaaaaTATTGTGTGAGATTGTCAGCCAAATTGTATTAGTATTTTAAAAGTACTTATATATAATTGTTTGCCAAATGTCATTGCATGAAAAGGTAAAAGACAAGTGGTCTTACTACCAAAATGTGGCAGCCAACCTTTAAGCCTTCAGATAAATGGCACATTCCCTTGGAGATGTGGCAAATGAAGATAGCCACGTTGCAATCATTTACAAGGATAGAAACATGCACTTATGGCTATAAATAGCCTTCATTAACCATTCATTCTAATTATCAGAAATCTTCTCATACGTCCTCTTCTTCCTTCTAATTCCTTTTCGATTATATTTAATTAGCATTACACACTAGTTAGTCTTCCTTTTTCTTTCCATTAGCTGGATTTGTAGTTTTATATTTTGTTGATTCTTGTACCCTCTTAAATAGAGGTAGATTTGTTTAATTCCGGGGAAACATTTCATACTGCTAAAATAATTTATTAAGGCAGTGCCTAGCACGACTCAAGTCAACTCGTGTATCCGCTTACAAAGAATATTATAGAGGTGTTATTATTGAAATTTTTGCTCACTTCCTATATGACAGGCTTTTCTACCCACAATTTTGATGCCCCCAACATGAAAATTTACATCCGAGAATAACTTGTGCAAATTGTCGTCCTCTATTATGAGGAACTCAACTGCAACTAGGTACAATTCTACGGACATAAATACCAATATTACTATCCTTCATATTTTTCCAAAAGCAAATTGTCCTATGTTTGGATATGTTTTGATTAATGTTGAAGCGGCTCTCATGCATTTTTTAAGAAGGAATCCCGTATAATAACATAAAATTGCTACTGAGAAAAGTATTATCAAACTTAACCATCCTCCCTCTGAAAGTGCATAGGCTATcggtaatgtcacgacccaaaatccaaaaagatcgtgatggcgccggactccaTTGTCAGGCAagcaaccataatcaattaacttaattatccattttagtatttttgaaataaaaatatcttaaataaaattgtagagataaaactcatagagtaaatgataaatatttttgtagctaaatttctaaacaattcgcaaccattcccaaaacccggtgtcataagtgcatgagcatttactagggaattaaaaataaaatacagcatctgttcaaaataaaaattagacaggaaaatataataactctaaaaGAGACTCTATTAGCTGcgaatcgtaatatagaatgtagCTCACCCATGTCCCCaaaattattaaccacacctctgcgcccacaaggccgctatacatatatgtacctgcacaataaaatatgcagcaagtgcagtatgagtacgaaaacaacgtgtacccagtaagtatcaagcctaatcttgaagtggtagagacgagatagccgactttgacactcactatgggtcaataataataattgaaataaattataattattcaaatcagcatggttcatagagttaataataattttattcaattagcaaaaataataagaatccttcaaatgcaataattttccaatttattaattaaatcatgaaatttcaataaaacttcaaatttatcaaatacctttaTAAGCTGCAAATTccatttcaataaatttttaatttatcaattagtctcatttacaggaataataataattccttaacaagcaggaataataattcattaaatttcaaagatatccaatttatcaattagtttcgcaagctgaaataaactattaaggtatcgtgtaattattattattaagcacgatttctgccgaggacgtatgacccgatccaaagtgtcgtgtacactgccgagggacgtgcggcacgatccatagatgcatctatcctgctgagcgttcggcccgctccacaagaaaggaggacattttcttatgtacctccggaaggagagtatatttattataggataaatttaggaggaagaataatttcttttaacaattaattaatttaaacagaaaatcaaacatatgagatttttgtcctttaatatatttatctaacaattcacaatatattcatatatatcaattaatattaattaaacaaagaatataatttacacaagtaattcatgctttgagtcctaaactacccgaactttagcattaatagtagttacgcacggactgtcatcaccttgtgcgtacatagcccccgcaattagcaacaatattAAATTTAATCCCAATggggtttccccctcacaagattagacaagagacttatcttatctcaaagtccactttctgatTACCACGTCGTGTTGAATTCTAGATTCGAcgccaaaaatccaaaactatccaaatattatccaaaataattaatatttactaaatgattcgaaatttatctattaaataaattaccttatccaaaatggtaaaaatcctaaaattcaccccagccCATAtgctcggattctgaaaatattttgATGAAAACGttactcataatctcaagaacttgaatatataatttctacccaattccataactattttcgtggttaaaatctcacttttataaaaatctaggtttttcatctgaatctttgatttctaagatttactagttatactcataatctatgtatttaactctaaGTGTGTAGAATTAGCTTACCTTCATGTTGCTAGTTAAAATCCTCTCTCGaacagctccaaaatcgcccaaatatggAGGAAACACGGACAAAAATGGCTCAGCCTCGCCCctttttaacattctgcccaaACAGCTTTTTCGCACAAACGGAGGGTTACCGCACATGCagctttcgcacttgcggaaattcctcgcaggtgcgagttccacttgcCTGGGCCAAGGTCGCATCTGCAcaaaaattctcgcacctgcgtgttcgcaggtgcgcccaatgttccgcacctgcgatggcaggtCCTCTTTCCCCCTTCCACTTTTGCGAttgaagctcgcatctgcgagggtcgcacctgcggatgtccaagcgcaggtgtgaACGTcccagaagcagaaagcttcagcatttttctcccaagtccaaaattggtctgagcctcgtctggttaacactcgggaccctcggggccccgcccgaacataccaacaggtttgaaatcataaaacggactcgctcgaactctcggaacgcgtaaaacaacataaaatctaagaatcataccctaaacaaaattgattcaaacttaagaatttcaagttcttcaatttacttccaatgcgccgaaatatacttaaactactcggaatgacacgaaaatttacgtgcaagtcttaaatcactatacggaactattcccaaactcgaaattccaaacgaacttaaattactcaaaatcctactccaaaacaaatttaaagaattttaaaccttcaaatagtttatatgttttactattaagcatcaaaaCGCTCCCgcgttatccaaaacccgattcggacatacgcccaagtccaaaatcatcatacgaacctattcgaaccgtcaaatctcgattctggggtcattttcttaaaatgttgaccgaagtcaaacttggccttttaaggctaacttaaggaaccaagtgttccgatttcaacccaaacgcttccaaatctcgaaccaaccatcccctcaAGTCAATAATCAATAAAAGCATATTCGGGGAGtattattttagggaacaggtttctaaaagttaaaatgaccggttgggtcattacgttctctcccacttaaatatacgttcgtcctcgaacatgctaaggactgttccggagttgtccaaaatcacagtttaacacttcgagcacctacccgtgctaccacacccaattgagcacattagctcgagccaatctgaagattctcccctttatttaggcgattaaaccttagagcccaattctaacatccagaattccccaccatgcctgtttccaacctacaaacaccgtatcaatcactacacgatgcaccaatacagggttgcatacctttgttgaatttagaccatgcaccgcaccattcacatgatcataatatcatcctctgataacaattgccgaaatttcacgaatctgatgttcacaacacacctcatgatacctaTAATTCCTGTTCCCACACTTTagctgcttccacgatggaagaaatgtgtagaaattcataaccaactgttgagccaacaaattattgagtttttttttccttctgacaagaaccattgcctcattatggaccaaataataGTATTtactctttattatacttcatataatccgatcgtactgatcccggatccaataatctcgtctcacttagtataagttgctcaggcaataatcCACCTCAGACATGataaaaagtctcatatgacaccacaatgagctaataagctacagactcgattgcgatacataaggaaaacagactatggaaaggattactcaacccacgtgactaattaaacaactgaaaaagtgtcatgaaccttcctcagaaaatgggacacaaaaaatacaaaatagaatatagggaactgtactcaacatcacactgttgcggcgtgcaactcgatccgcacaaaaagaatctataaaaaatataattaccgatctagaatgctcattacttacaaaatatctGAAAATCGGACACAAgcatgctaagtgcataataccatccttggaaggacagatagcgccatacgctacaaaactcaagcacaactaaggtgcgatatatgatctgaatctcaagagccatcctactcacataacaccatcactatgcgga
This sequence is a window from Nicotiana tomentosiformis chromosome 5, ASM39032v3, whole genome shotgun sequence. Protein-coding genes within it:
- the LOC138891741 gene encoding secreted RxLR effector protein 161-like; the protein is MVDNDYVIICLYVDDMLIFGTSLNIVQSTTLFLSANFDMKDLGELKKNNGDPVAQSKYAQIIGSLMYLINFTRPDIAYDVCRLSIYTHNPNREHWSSLDRLMKYLRGTMNYGILYSEFPSTLEGYSDTNSISNSDETKSISGYVFNLGGGAISQKSVKQTIIARSTIELEFVALELAGSEVE